The Neodiprion fabricii isolate iyNeoFabr1 chromosome 4, iyNeoFabr1.1, whole genome shotgun sequence genome window below encodes:
- the LOC124181651 gene encoding regulator of G-protein signaling 9 isoform X2, which yields MEAAAAHQQKEKDPYVHRPCAFDKMEGLVREMQDPENGVPVRSQKQFLTSIPSAFMGECRRYLRRGVSVTGQQSQDTTGCLRVAGYDLVEWLMERLAIEESEAVHIANQLCQYGYFFPVNDSKTLTVKDDSSLYRFQTPYYWPWQHRTPDNVEYAIYLAKRTRRNKQRHALEDYEIEALNSLRRNLQNKWDLIQQQAEEQVRLSKERKKGDKIVSDSQERAFWRVYRPPPGCLSSLEVVPVPTRGRPGAPRPPPRKRTLADLQREVELLRNSLTRTRIKMSTAIENLKNHFETYTEYDPMIVQPQPSNPWITDDQIFWQLNSPLVEVPTEKRVKRWALSMEEVMSDPTGLLEFTNYLRKEYSHENIRFWMAVKDLRRSFQAQIPVKVNEIYEEFLAAGAPCEINIDGKTMEKVQQEMKNPTRFTFDAAAEHVYTLLLKKDCYPRFIRSEHYRQLLAAGVQPLQKKRFFGFGGQAKKKASSTSVPTSGSLQQHQQQQTSGGGAAGTGRRRGSDRSLSGSAHELAICGIRDIATAPRVPHSHSQSNLTDIPYRGDLACLVKIPARPNPDDFQDAGVSGSAAVVRPTDDVCPWDAAPGPVPGPSSERPGDPGGGSSASVGTAAGGGEALTEARGASRKNSSQFDSGSSSSDVSVAVAEAAERLRRSCTLQQQQQQQQQQQVAGCPRGSRGASVTFADTSRASVSSSNEYFSPQRSFDLSHSAAAPQLEETTDTPIGVVDTSEGSISPRGGVPAMAPVISISSIVGEILAEETQGAVNIDCKDVREENSTVEDDVVVEGDREEGNESRNNAATPHVRIEIDGEELAEDAQVVPVWEPDTQTQESTRAIPTPMEQQDNNDNEVCPWEDEENCRVDATYVKTYSTLGYL from the exons ATGGAGGCCGCCGCTGCACACCAACAGAAGGAGAAGGACCCGTACGTTCACAGGCCGTGTGCCTTTGACAAG ATGGAGGGGCTGGTGCGGGAGATGCAGGACCCTGAGAACGGGGTCCCCGTGCGCAGCCAGAAGCAATTCCTCACGTCAATCCCGTCGGCGTTCATGGGTGAGTGTCGCCGTTACCTTCGCCGAGGCGTTAGCGTAACCGGCCAACAGAGCCAGGACACTACAGGATGCCTGCGTGTTGCAGGTTACGACCTCGTCGAGTGGCTGATGGAGCGGCTTGCCATTGAAGAATCAG AGGCGGTCCATATTGCTAATCAACTTTGCCAGTACGGTTACTTCTTCCCGGTGAACGACTCCAAGACTCTGACTGTTAAGGATGACAGCTCTCTGTATAGGTTTCAG ACTCCATACTACTGGCCATGGCAGCATAGAACACCGGATAACGTCGAGTACGCGATTTACCTTGCAAAACGAACCCGAAGAAACAAGCAACGGCACGCACTCGAGGACTACGAAATT GAGGCACTGAACAGTCTACGAaggaatttacaaaataaatggGACTTGATACAGCAGCAGGCGGAAGAACAG GTTCGACTGTCGAAGGAGAGGAAGAAGGGCGACAAGATAGTCAGCGACTCGCAGGAAAGAGCTTTCTGGAGGGTTTACCGACCGCCACCTGGATGCCTCAGCAGCCTTGAGGTTGTCCCTGTGCCGACACGCGGTCGTCCCGGTGCTCCGCGTCCACCGCCCCGGAAACGAACGCTTGCCGATTTGCAGCGCGAG GTGGAGCTGCTCCGAAACAGCTTGACGCGAACGAGGATCAAGATGTCAACCGCCATCGAAAACCTCAAGAACCATTTCGAAACGTACACGGAGTACGACCCGATGATCGTTCAGCCGCAGCCTTCGAATCCATGGATCACCGACGACCAAATTTTCTGGCAACTGAACAGCCCACT AGTCGAAGTACCGACGGAAAAACGAGTTAAAAGATGGGCTCTGTCAATGGAGGAAGTCATGTCCGATCCAACCG GGTTGCTGGAATTCACGAATTATCTGAGGAAGGAATACAGTCATGAAAACATAAGATTCTGGATGGCCGTGAAGGACCTGAGACGAAGTTTTCAGGCCCAAATACCCGTCAAAGTCAACGAAATTTACGA GGAATTCCTTGCCGCCGGAGCACCGTGCGAGATAAACATCGACGGTAAGACGATGGAGAAGGTACAGCAGGAGATGAAGAACCCGACGAGATTCACGTTCGACGCTGCCGCGGAACACGTGTACACTCTTCTTCTAAAAAAAGACTGCTACCCCAGGTTCATCCGGTCCGAGCACTATCGGCAGCTTCTGGCCGCCGGAGTACAACCTCTGCAAAAGAAAAG GTTCTTCGGGTTCGGCGGTCAGGCAAAGAAGAAGGCTTCCTCGACTTCGGTTCCGACTTCCGGAAGCCTTCAGCAGCACCAACAGCAGCAGACCAGCGGCGGTGGGGCGGCTGGAACCGGAAGAAGACGTGGAAGCGATCGGAGTCTTTCCGGCTCGGCTCACGAGCTGGCGATTTGCGGGATCAGGGACATCGCGACTGCTCCTCGCGTACCGCATTCCCACAGCCAGTCGAATCTCACCGACATACCGTACAG GGGAGATCTGGCTTGTCTCGTAAAAATCCCAGCCAGGCCTAACCCAGATGATTTTCA GGATGCTGGCGTGTCGGGATCGGCGGCGGTGGTTCGCCCTACAGACGACGTTTGCCCGTGGGACGCGGCCCCGGGTCCAGTTCCGGGCCCGAGCTCCGAGCGTCCCGGCGATCCGGGAGGGGGGTCGTCAGCGTCGGTTGGGACCGCCGCCGGCGGCGGTGAGGCCCTAACCGAGGCCCGAGGGGCCTCGCGGAAGAACTCGTCGCAGTTCGACTCGGGCAGCTCATCTTCGGACGTTAGCGTTGCGGTCGCGGAGGCGGCCGAACGTCTGCGCCGGTCCTGCACGttgcagcagcaacagcagcagcagcagcagcagcaggttGCCGGGTGTCCACGAGGTTCTCGAGGGGCCAGTGTGACCTTCGCCGATACGAGTCGAGCCTCGGTCTCATCCTCGAACGAGTACTTCTCACCCCAGCGATCCTTCGACCTCTCACATTCGGCCGCAGCACCGCAGCTCGAGGAGACGACGGATACGCCGATCGGGGTCGTTGATACTTCAGAGGGTTCGATCAGCCCTCGGGGTGGGGTTCCGGCGATGGCGCCGGTGATAAGCATCAGTTCGATAGTCGGCGAGATTCTCGCCGAGGAAACGCAGGGCGCCGTGAATATTGACTGCAAGGATGTTCGGGAGGAGAATTCGACGGTCGAGGATGACGTCGTCGTTGAGGGTGATCGCGAGGAGGGAAACGAATCGCGAAACAACGCGGCCACACCCCACGTCAGGATCGAAATCGACGGCGAGGAACTCGCCGAAGACGCTCAGGTTGTTCCTGTCTGGGAACCGGACACTCAGACACAGGAATCTACTCGAGCTATACCCACACCCATGGAGCAGCAGgacaataatgataacgaaGTTTGCCCGTGGGAAGACGA AGAAAATTGTCGAGTGGATGCTACCTACGTTAAAACCTACTCGACATTGGGCTATCTTTAA